In a genomic window of Croceibacterium sp. TMG7-5b_MA50:
- a CDS encoding ABC transporter substrate-binding protein has translation MQQLRIALEWFLNPDHLPLIAARDRLRAEGLELDLIVPDDHYDGFEALADGDVDLVVNEPLHLVERRAVRLTSHGCFFATDGGVLMHRVALGRLAAGAPVRIASPVSNPTTDALCRDILSAWSAQQGHRPDAAAISIEPAGFAHIDNLVAGFDGAWLAFANVEGVSAACRGLDTQLVTTAEAGVPNFSALELIGAADAAGPVREAIARLVDALAVVTPELRRDPVQARALWYEASGEPRSAEADAIVDASLPRFLAPVRRDVEVWRPMWRYLHERGGDVVDEARFEAMFA, from the coding sequence ATGCAGCAGCTTCGCATCGCGCTCGAATGGTTTCTCAACCCCGATCACCTGCCGCTGATCGCCGCGCGCGATCGGCTTCGGGCGGAGGGGCTGGAACTGGACCTGATCGTGCCGGACGATCATTACGACGGGTTCGAGGCGCTGGCTGACGGAGACGTCGACCTGGTCGTGAACGAACCGCTTCACCTGGTCGAGCGGCGGGCAGTGCGGCTGACTTCGCATGGCTGCTTCTTCGCCACTGACGGCGGGGTGCTGATGCATCGCGTGGCGCTTGGCCGCCTCGCGGCTGGAGCGCCGGTCCGCATCGCATCGCCAGTGTCGAACCCGACGACGGATGCGCTATGCCGCGATATCCTGTCGGCTTGGTCGGCGCAGCAGGGCCACAGGCCGGACGCCGCGGCAATCAGCATCGAACCGGCCGGCTTCGCGCATATCGACAATCTGGTGGCCGGGTTTGACGGGGCATGGCTGGCCTTCGCCAATGTGGAAGGTGTGTCGGCCGCATGCCGCGGGCTGGACACGCAGCTCGTCACGACGGCGGAGGCGGGCGTTCCCAACTTCTCCGCGCTGGAACTGATCGGCGCGGCCGACGCGGCGGGCCCCGTGCGGGAGGCAATCGCCCGGCTGGTCGATGCCTTGGCCGTGGTCACGCCAGAACTGCGCCGTGACCCGGTACAGGCGCGTGCGCTGTGGTACGAGGCGAGCGGGGAGCCCCGCAGCGCGGAGGCCGACGCCATCGTGGATGCTTCCCTGCCGCGCTTCCTGGCCCCGGTCCGGCGTGATGTGGAGGTGTGGCGGCCGATGTGGCGCTATCTGCACGAGCGGGGCGGCGACGTGGTGGACGAAGCGCGGTTCGAGGCGATGTTCGCCTGA